The Micromonospora sp. NBC_00421 genome contains a region encoding:
- a CDS encoding hemerythrin domain-containing protein, translating into MSTDAIVLLKEDHKEIRRLFREFEKAQEGPASRRRKIVDEIVAALTTHTYLENEAMYPEVRKLLPDVEDDILESYEEHHVADLLCAELAAMDASDDHFVAKTTVLIENVEHHIEEEEQEWFPKVREALGRNPLQEIGERMIALRPDAPRSPGDPKAIKSARHATTA; encoded by the coding sequence GTGTCCACCGACGCCATCGTCCTGCTCAAAGAGGACCACAAGGAGATACGCCGCCTCTTCCGCGAGTTCGAGAAGGCGCAGGAGGGGCCGGCCAGTCGCCGTCGCAAGATCGTCGACGAGATCGTGGCGGCCCTGACCACGCACACCTACCTCGAGAACGAGGCGATGTACCCGGAGGTCCGCAAGCTGCTGCCGGACGTGGAGGACGACATCCTGGAGTCGTACGAAGAGCACCACGTCGCCGACCTGCTCTGCGCCGAACTGGCCGCGATGGACGCCTCCGACGACCACTTCGTCGCCAAGACGACTGTGCTGATCGAGAACGTCGAGCACCACATCGAGGAGGAGGAGCAGGAGTGGTTCCCGAAGGTACGCGAGGCGCTCGGCCGTAACCCGCTCCAGGAGATCGGCGAGCGGATGATCGCGCTGCGCCCGGACGCGCCCCGCTCGCCCGGCGACCCGAAGGCGATCAAGAGCGCCCGGCACGCCACCACCGCCTGA